In one window of Arachis ipaensis cultivar K30076 chromosome B06, Araip1.1, whole genome shotgun sequence DNA:
- the LOC107605741 gene encoding homeobox protein 10 isoform X1: MKEEGGENITKTRRSRESSNDCGAANGVGVVAATVMANNNNNNNNHNNNSNKGNYNYKFWVLAAIIVLALWSMFTGSVTLKWSASNLTRFSHDLDHSITLQDLDVLEVEEREKVVRRMWEVYTHSTTTKVPRFWSDAFHAAYEHLVSDVPSTRDAAISEIAKMSIQFLSLQQQLPIQLQSESNIRVSRKMKQEQESSWGG; this comes from the exons ATgaaggaagaaggaggagaaaaCATCACAAAAACAAGAAGGAGTAGAGAGAGTTCCAATGATTGTGGTGCTGCTAATGGTGTTGGTGTAGTAGCAGCAACAGTTATggcaaacaacaacaacaacaacaataatcataataataatagtaataagggTAACTACAACTACAAATTCTGGGTGTTAGCTGCAATAATTGTTCTTGCACTATGGTCAATGTTCACTGGCTCTGTCACACTCAAATGGTCTGCTTCAAACCTCACAAGATTCTCACATGACTTGGATCATTCTATCACTCTTCAAGATCTTGATGTCTTG GaagtggaggagagggagaaagtGGTGCGGCGGATGTGGGAGGTTTACACCCACAGCACCACCACGAAGGTGCCGCGATTTTGGTCAGATGCATTTCATGCTGCCTATGAACATTTGGTGAGTGATGTACCTTCAACCAGAGATGCTGCCATCTCAGAAATTGCTAAGATGTCTATCCAATTTCTCAGTTTGCAGCAGCAGCTTCCAATTCAGCTTCAATCTGAATCT AACATCAGGGTATCAAGGAAAATGaaacaagaacaagaaagtagCTGGGGAGGCTAA
- the LOC107605741 gene encoding uncharacterized protein LOC107605741 isoform X2, producing MKEEGGENITKTRRSRESSNDCGAANGVGVVAATVMANNNNNNNNHNNNSNKGNYNYKFWVLAAIIVLALWSMFTGSVTLKWSASNLTRFSHDLDHSITLQDLDVLEVEEREKVVRRMWEVYTHSTTTKVPRFWSDAFHAAYEHLNIRVSRKMKQEQESSWGG from the exons ATgaaggaagaaggaggagaaaaCATCACAAAAACAAGAAGGAGTAGAGAGAGTTCCAATGATTGTGGTGCTGCTAATGGTGTTGGTGTAGTAGCAGCAACAGTTATggcaaacaacaacaacaacaacaataatcataataataatagtaataagggTAACTACAACTACAAATTCTGGGTGTTAGCTGCAATAATTGTTCTTGCACTATGGTCAATGTTCACTGGCTCTGTCACACTCAAATGGTCTGCTTCAAACCTCACAAGATTCTCACATGACTTGGATCATTCTATCACTCTTCAAGATCTTGATGTCTTG GaagtggaggagagggagaaagtGGTGCGGCGGATGTGGGAGGTTTACACCCACAGCACCACCACGAAGGTGCCGCGATTTTGGTCAGATGCATTTCATGCTGCCTATGAACATTTG AACATCAGGGTATCAAGGAAAATGaaacaagaacaagaaagtagCTGGGGAGGCTAA